A stretch of Ipomoea triloba cultivar NCNSP0323 chromosome 13, ASM357664v1 DNA encodes these proteins:
- the LOC116002014 gene encoding uncharacterized protein LOC116002014 → MVGLEQYKRTPRLNVLGINLLTRFLSAISVRPILFPLPFLYSSINLGQRQFFSAEVRGFGDSSSGFVGDKFLLGSFKIVLYDINSLAEVLSDEFDYYWSILDACRVNRSLEEAMKMGKIKGSRTLMHTPVPLGVRKFKSFSCAHWNVRTPLHTPVPQPVQDLKNKPSGVPLGVRSSLRSSLYTLPLI, encoded by the exons ATGGTTGGGCTGGAACAGTATAAAAGGACACCAAGATTGAACGTTCTAGGCATCAATCTTCTCACCAGATTCCTTTCGGCGATCTCCGTTCGACCGATTCTTTTTCCCCTGCCATTCCTCTATTCCTCAATTAATTTGGGTCAGCGACAATTTTTCTCAGCGGAAGTTCGTGGGTTCGGTGATTCCAGCAGCGGCTTCGTTGGCGATAAATTCCTTCTGGGCAGCTTCAAGATTGTTCTCTACGACATCAATTCCCTAGCAGAAGTTCTCTCTG atgaatttgattattattggagcattttggatgcATGTAGAGTCAATAGGAGCCTTGAAGAAGCTATGAAGATGGGAAAAATCAAGGGAAGTCGCACCCTCATGCATACGCCCGTTCCTCTAGGTGTACGCAAATTCAAGTCATTTTCCTGTGCTCACTGGAATGTTCGTACCCCCTTACATACTCCAGTCCCTCAGCCCGTCCAAGATCTCAAAAACAAACCAAGTGGCGTACCCCTTGGCGTACGCTCGTCCCTAAGGTCGTCCCTGTATACTCTGCCACTTATTTAA
- the LOC116001266 gene encoding uncharacterized protein LOC116001266, with protein MVNKNSAKSGVGKDPAWKHCVELVHEGGVKKPYKYVICNYCKKTITGGVSRFKHHLAGTNKNAAPCVKVPEEVKQEYVDILNKLASRKNLAQMEFEQCVEVGSYFGSGREGENEDKVASGGSISNRGIRGPMDRFMVKGNVGGDETITITSPQNAKELRKQVCLDVGRFFYENAIPFNVARSPSFVSMLRSIGAYGRGFKPPSMYELRTWILKEEFKTTEGFVNDIKSTWPLTGVSIMSDGWQDVRHRSLINFLVNNPSGTVFLKCVDAFEHVKDAKLLFKLLDEVVEEVGEELVVQVITDNASNYRAAGLMLMEKRKHLYWTPCAAHCLDLMLEKIGELPQHKNALIKAKKVSNYIYNHSWVLSLMGQFTNRELIRPAATRFATAYLTLQSIYQVRQPLEAMFTSEKWTNSSYASKADGKEVRKIILKDNNFWPSLVYAIKTTKPLVEVLRLVDGDKEPAMGFLYNSMDEAKEKIAKNLGGEENDYKEIWEIIDDKWDFQMHRHLHAAAYYLNPRCHYSPDLSTHPEIKLGLFHCLDKLIPNKDDMEKADLQCTAFHSREGFFGLSQAKSTLHKRTPVEWWTQYGDGTPELQKVDVESHIVEAIIVPSERIEAEEDFVISDDEDESPIEYDSNEEEMNDDSDEIEDS; from the exons ATGGTGAACAAGAATAGTGCAAAGAGTGGTGTAGGGAAAGATCCGGCTTGGAAGCATTGTGTAGAATTAGTTCATGAAGGTGGAGTAAAGAAGCCTTACAAATATGTCATATGCAATTATTGTAAAAAAACTATCACAGGAGGGGTGTCAAGGTTTAAGCATCATCTTGCCGGAACAAATAAAAATGCTGCACCATGTGTTAAAGTACCCGAAGAAGTTAAGCAAGAATATGTTGATATTTTGAACAAATTGGCAAGTAGAAAGAACTTAGCACAAATGGAGTTTGAGCAATGTGTTGAAGTTGGTTCATATTTTGGAAGTGGGAGGGAAGGTGAGAATGAAGATAAGGTTGCTTCCGGTGGTTCAATTTCCAATAGAGGTATCCGAGGACCTATGGATAGGTTTATGGTGAAAGGGAATGTTGGTGGTGATGAAACAATCACTATTACATCACCTCAAAATGCAAAGGAACTACGTAAACAAGTTTGCTTAGATGTTGGGAGGTTTTTCTATGAAAATGCAATACCATTCAATGTGGCAAGGAGTCCTTCATTTGTGAGCATGCTTCGGTCAATTGGTGCATATGGTCGGGGATTTAAGCCTCCTAGCATGTACGAGCTTAGGACTTGGATTTTGAAGGAAGAATTTAAGACAACTGAAGGATTTGTTAATGACATTAAGAGTACATGGCCACTAACGGGAGTTTCAATCATGTCTGATGGTTGGCAAGATGTTAGACATCGGAGTCTAATCAATTTCCTTGTTAATAATCCAAGTGGCACAGTATTTCTTAAATGTGTTGATGCTTTTGAACATGTTAAGGATGCTAAATTGTTGTTTAAGTTGCTTGATGAGGTTGTTGAGGAAGTTGGAGAAGAACTTGTGGTTCAAGTGATCACTGATAATGCAAGCAACTACCGTGCAGCGGGGTTAATGCTTATGGAGAAGAGAAAGCATTTATATTGGACTCCATGTGCTGCACATTGCCTTGATTTAATGCTAGAGAAGATTGGAGAGTTGCCACAACACAAGAATGCTTTGATCAAGGCAAAGAAAGTGAGCAACTACATTTATAATCACTCTTGGGTATTGAGCTTGATGGGGCAATTCACGAATAGAGAGCTTATTAGGCCGGCTGCCACTAGATTTGCCACTGCATATTTGACGTTGCAAAGCATTTATCAAGTGAGGCAACCATTGGAAGCTATGTTCACTTCTGAAAAGTGGACAAACAGTAGTTATGCAAGCAAAGCTGATGGGAAGGAagttagaaaaataattttgaaggaTAACAACTTTTGGCCTAGTTTGGTTTATGCTATCAAGACCACAAAACCATTGGTCGAAGTGTTGAGGCTAGTAGATGGAGACAAAGAGCCTGCTATGGGTTTTCTTTATAATTCTATGGATGAGGCTAAAGAAAAGATAGCAAAAAACTTGGGTGGAGAAGAAAACGATTACAAGGAGATATGGGAGATCATTGATGACAAATGGGATTTTCAAATGCACCGACATTTGCATGCAGCTGCCTACTATCTAAATCCCCGTTGTCACTATTCTCCTGATTTGTCTACACATCCAGAGATCAAGCTTGGCTTATTCCATTGCTTAGACAAGCTCATACCCAATAAAGATGACATGGAGAAAGCCGACCTACAATGTACTGCTTTCCACAGTAGAGAAGGATTTTTTGGCTTGAGTCAAGCTAAGAGCACTCTCCACAAAAGAACTCCTG tTGAATGGTGGACTCAATATGGAGATGGGACTCCTGAGCTTCAAAA AGTAGATGTAGAATCACACATTGTGGAAGCTATTATTGTGCCATCTGAAAGAATTGAAGCAGAGGAAGATTTTGTAAtatcagatgatgaagatgaatcTCCTATTGAGTATGATAGTAATGAGGAAGAAATGAATGATGATTCTGATGAAATTGAAGATTCATAA